A window of Paenibacillus polygoni contains these coding sequences:
- the serC gene encoding 3-phosphoserine/phosphohydroxythreonine transaminase, with translation MMNKRAFNFNAGPAALPLEVLERAQAELVDYKGTGMSIMEMSHRGAVYESVHNEAQERLLSLLGNPKGYKVLFLQGGASTQFAMIPMNFLSAGVTGSYVNTGSWAKKAISEAKIIGETHIAASGESSKFMKLPSLSEIEIAENAAYLHMTSNETIEGTQFKDFPDTGNTPLIVDMSSDILSRPLDMNKFDMIYAGAQKNLGPSGVTVVIAKEEMLTGSPKTIPSMLRYDTFLGNNSLYNTPPSFGIYLMNEVLKWIEEQGGLVQVEKANEKKAGSIYQVIDESQGFYRGCVDAEDRSRMNVTFRLADEALEKEFIKQSEKEGFIGIKGHRSVGGLRASIYNAVPYESVKALTDFMKEFQKING, from the coding sequence ATGATGAATAAAAGAGCGTTCAATTTCAATGCAGGACCAGCAGCATTACCATTAGAGGTGCTCGAGCGGGCACAGGCAGAACTTGTAGATTATAAGGGTACTGGCATGTCTATAATGGAAATGTCACATCGCGGAGCGGTATATGAATCAGTACATAATGAGGCTCAGGAGCGTTTGTTATCTCTTCTTGGCAACCCTAAAGGTTATAAAGTGTTATTTCTGCAAGGTGGAGCGAGTACACAGTTCGCTATGATCCCTATGAATTTCCTCTCTGCGGGCGTAACAGGCAGTTATGTTAATACAGGCAGCTGGGCTAAGAAAGCTATCTCAGAAGCGAAAATCATTGGTGAAACCCATATTGCTGCTTCTGGTGAAAGCAGTAAGTTTATGAAGCTGCCAAGTCTATCAGAGATAGAGATTGCAGAGAATGCAGCATATCTGCATATGACTTCTAATGAAACAATTGAGGGAACTCAGTTCAAGGATTTCCCAGATACGGGTAATACACCGCTTATTGTAGATATGTCTAGTGATATTTTGAGCAGACCTCTAGATATGAACAAGTTTGATATGATTTATGCGGGCGCACAGAAAAACTTGGGACCGTCCGGGGTTACTGTAGTTATCGCTAAAGAAGAAATGCTGACAGGTTCACCAAAAACAATTCCATCGATGCTTCGTTATGATACGTTCCTAGGAAACAATTCACTGTATAATACGCCTCCATCCTTTGGAATATATTTAATGAATGAAGTGCTGAAATGGATTGAAGAACAAGGCGGTCTTGTACAAGTCGAGAAAGCGAACGAGAAGAAAGCAGGATCAATCTACCAAGTGATTGATGAAAGCCAAGGTTTCTACCGGGGCTGTGTAGATGCTGAGGATCGTTCTAGGATGAACGTAACATTCCGATTAGCTGATGAAGCACTGGAGAAGGAATTTATTAAACAGTCGGAAAAAGAAGGATTTATCGGAATTAAAGGACATCGGAGTGTAGGCGGGCTTCGTGCTTCTATTTATAATGCCGTTCCTTATGAAAGTGTAAAGGCACTTACAGATTTTATGAAAGAATTTCAGAAAATAAATGGTTAA
- the trmL gene encoding tRNA (uridine(34)/cytosine(34)/5-carboxymethylaminomethyluridine(34)-2'-O)-methyltransferase TrmL, whose translation MALHIVLVEPEIPANTGNIARTCAATGTHLHLVHPLGFNTDDRTLKRAGLDYWHAVNIEYHDSFEEVQQKYAGSRFFYATTKAKNRYSDFQFQDGDFLVFGKETKGLPPELIAKNQETCMRMPMSDAVRSLNLSNSAAIIVYEALKQLDFPGME comes from the coding sequence ATGGCATTACACATCGTATTAGTGGAACCCGAGATTCCGGCGAATACCGGCAATATAGCAAGAACTTGTGCTGCAACAGGAACCCATCTTCATCTTGTTCACCCGCTTGGTTTTAACACAGATGACCGTACGTTGAAACGTGCAGGGCTGGACTACTGGCATGCCGTGAATATTGAATATCATGATTCCTTTGAAGAAGTACAGCAGAAATATGCCGGCAGTCGGTTTTTTTATGCAACTACAAAAGCAAAAAATAGGTATTCTGACTTCCAATTTCAGGATGGGGACTTCCTAGTTTTTGGAAAAGAGACAAAAGGGCTTCCTCCGGAATTGATCGCCAAAAATCAGGAAACCTGTATGCGTATGCCAATGTCAGATGCAGTCAGATCTCTCAATTTGTCCAATTCTGCGGCAATCATCGTATATGAGGCGCTAAAACAACTAGATTTCCCTGGAATGGAGTAA
- a CDS encoding AbrB/MazE/SpoVT family DNA-binding domain-containing protein — protein sequence MKPAGVVRKVDQLGRIVLPKSLRKRYQMNEGDPVEILVQGDHIILERYRPKCIFCGSMEEVNDFKDRYICASCLTEMTGLQENA from the coding sequence ATGAAACCTGCTGGAGTAGTACGAAAAGTAGACCAACTTGGAAGAATTGTGCTTCCTAAATCTTTACGTAAGAGATATCAAATGAATGAGGGGGATCCTGTAGAGATCCTCGTACAAGGTGATCACATCATTCTTGAGCGCTATCGTCCAAAATGTATTTTCTGTGGATCGATGGAAGAAGTGAATGATTTTAAAGATCGTTATATTTGTGCTTCTTGCCTCACAGAAATGACGGGGCTTCAAGAAAACGCCTAA
- a CDS encoding phosphodiester glycosidase family protein, protein MITVKRLNRFLMLSTAPFVGIILCLLLLQQPLVINFTEPVEQFVPSNDIRSATEGIKSDLDTAKVLAESTSSSIQRTTELYNSTSKTMQSIANMTAAQAKKPEAVYNRRIQSKLGVPSEVVDSDRIRIELFKVNPGTYHGFAMKIKLKDPSAMQMALDDKLGSSQTTLQAVLRGGAVAGINAGGYAESGGKRYPLSTTVQDGKYVTGFHPSIKDLAFVGMNKEGKLIGGKYFSKYALDQQEPVFGATFVPMLMKNGKKTVIPSKWKNTPRRAPRTVIGNYKDDQLLILVIDGYNEKGSSGATLEELQHKLYTLGVQDAYNLDGGGSSSLVLNGKVVNEPSDGNLRKVPTHFLFYE, encoded by the coding sequence ATGATCACGGTTAAAAGATTGAACCGTTTCCTGATGCTTTCGACAGCACCTTTTGTCGGAATTATCCTTTGTCTTTTGTTACTTCAGCAGCCCCTTGTTATCAATTTTACAGAACCAGTGGAACAATTTGTTCCCTCAAATGATATTCGATCTGCAACCGAAGGGATTAAAAGTGACCTGGATACGGCAAAGGTACTCGCAGAGAGTACATCCTCGTCCATTCAAAGAACAACCGAGCTTTATAACAGTACAAGTAAAACCATGCAAAGTATTGCGAATATGACGGCAGCCCAAGCGAAAAAGCCCGAAGCGGTCTATAATCGGCGGATTCAATCCAAGTTAGGTGTGCCTTCCGAAGTCGTTGACAGTGACCGTATCCGCATCGAGCTTTTTAAAGTAAATCCCGGCACTTATCATGGATTTGCGATGAAAATAAAACTCAAAGATCCCTCCGCCATGCAAATGGCTCTTGACGATAAACTTGGATCTTCTCAGACAACCCTGCAAGCTGTCCTTCGCGGGGGGGCTGTAGCGGGAATCAATGCAGGTGGATATGCAGAAAGCGGAGGAAAGAGATATCCGCTCAGCACAACCGTGCAAGACGGAAAATATGTAACTGGTTTTCATCCAAGTATCAAAGATCTCGCTTTTGTGGGAATGAATAAAGAGGGGAAACTTATAGGCGGGAAATATTTCAGCAAATATGCCCTCGATCAGCAAGAGCCTGTATTTGGTGCTACATTTGTCCCTATGCTGATGAAAAATGGCAAGAAAACGGTTATCCCTTCTAAATGGAAGAATACACCGCGCCGTGCTCCTCGTACCGTCATTGGCAATTATAAAGATGATCAGCTGCTTATTCTCGTAATCGACGGTTATAACGAAAAAGGAAGCTCTGGTGCCACTTTAGAGGAACTGCAGCATAAATTGTATACTCTTGGAGTTCAAGATGCCTATAACCTCGATGGAGGCGGCTCATCCTCTCTTGTTCTGAATGGAAAGGTCGTAAATGAACCATCCGATGGAAATCTTAGAAAAGTACCTACTCATTTTTTGTTTTATGAATAA
- a CDS encoding response regulator transcription factor, with protein sequence MRRDWQVVLIDIHPTSMLGTKLILEEHQDLSVKAMVSTGREGLIEVDNLHPDLVLMDYKLPDGEADTFIEQMKQLSADTHIIVMTDEDDLKLFRKYIGIGASGVISKQSSPLKLIHLITGLREGLASIPLTWLQNEDWGQLGQPELDVDLQLTDMEKFIMERIVQGITYDKIAKEIDVSRRSVDNYLRKIYTKLGVSSRAQAIEQFTLYTKSKKPHI encoded by the coding sequence ATGAGAAGGGACTGGCAGGTGGTCTTAATTGATATACATCCAACGAGTATGCTAGGTACAAAGCTGATTTTAGAAGAACATCAAGATCTGAGCGTAAAAGCAATGGTTTCAACAGGGAGAGAAGGACTTATAGAAGTAGATAATCTTCACCCTGATTTAGTGCTAATGGATTATAAACTGCCTGATGGAGAAGCTGATACTTTCATTGAACAGATGAAGCAATTGTCAGCAGACACACATATCATCGTAATGACAGATGAAGACGATTTGAAACTATTTAGAAAATATATCGGGATTGGCGCGAGCGGAGTCATATCTAAGCAATCTTCACCGCTGAAATTGATTCATCTCATCACAGGTTTGCGTGAAGGACTAGCGTCTATTCCTCTGACCTGGCTGCAGAATGAAGATTGGGGTCAGCTGGGACAGCCAGAACTTGATGTGGATCTGCAGCTCACTGATATGGAGAAGTTCATTATGGAAAGAATTGTCCAAGGGATAACGTACGATAAAATTGCTAAAGAGATTGATGTAAGTCGCAGATCGGTTGATAATTATTTGCGAAAAATATATACGAAATTAGGTGTATCGAGCAGAGCACAAGCTATCGAGCAGTTTACGCTATACACCAAATCCAAAAAACCACATATATAA
- a CDS encoding aminotransferase-like domain-containing protein, whose translation MKFSFASRASKLLSSHLHKVNKEERQNSFISLAEELPAEEFFPIKRLGEAARMVLSSDPAVLQYGDPQGYAPLRSWISEDWKLRRGMQTTADQILLTAGTQQAIDLITRLLVDIGDSVVVENPTSPGCLQVLEMQGANIIAVENDLEGLLPDRLEEQFQSVKPKLLFAAPSFSNPTGILWSLERRKAVLELCRKYEVLIVEDDSYGELHFGSEEADSHFSVSYPTLYALDARDGGNQVLYIGSFSKTIAPAMRTGWAVGDQRLIRGMSTLKQMADWQSSSLNQQILYFLLHESSFRWKEHLALLNREYEVRLKLVLELLKRPGFKEVKYHPPSGGMYLWIQLPHGLHSEALLRASMRLGVAFLPGSRCSPGRQADEYIRINFSRPGREELLLGMNLISEAIQEFTARR comes from the coding sequence ATGAAATTTTCATTTGCTTCCCGTGCCTCAAAGTTATTGTCTTCTCATCTACATAAGGTGAATAAAGAAGAAAGACAGAATTCTTTTATATCTCTTGCAGAGGAATTGCCGGCAGAGGAGTTTTTTCCGATCAAGCGACTAGGAGAAGCAGCTCGTATGGTATTATCTTCAGATCCTGCGGTTTTACAATACGGAGATCCGCAGGGCTACGCTCCCCTTCGAAGCTGGATTAGCGAGGATTGGAAGCTGAGAAGAGGCATGCAGACGACAGCAGATCAGATTTTGCTTACGGCGGGAACACAGCAGGCTATCGATCTGATTACAAGGTTGCTTGTGGATATAGGGGACTCTGTCGTTGTTGAAAATCCAACCTCCCCTGGGTGTCTTCAAGTATTGGAGATGCAGGGTGCGAACATTATAGCTGTAGAGAATGATTTGGAAGGTTTGCTGCCAGATCGTTTAGAAGAGCAGTTTCAAAGTGTGAAACCGAAACTGCTTTTTGCTGCACCCAGCTTCTCAAACCCAACCGGCATACTATGGAGCTTGGAGCGGCGTAAAGCGGTGCTGGAGTTATGCCGTAAGTATGAAGTTCTAATTGTTGAGGATGATTCCTACGGTGAACTGCATTTTGGCTCAGAGGAGGCGGATTCTCATTTTTCCGTATCTTATCCAACACTGTATGCGCTCGATGCCAGGGATGGCGGGAATCAAGTGCTTTATATAGGTTCATTCAGTAAGACCATTGCACCTGCGATGCGAACAGGATGGGCGGTTGGAGATCAAAGACTCATCAGAGGAATGTCTACTTTAAAACAAATGGCGGACTGGCAATCCAGTTCGTTGAATCAACAAATTTTATATTTTTTACTTCATGAATCTTCTTTTCGCTGGAAAGAACATTTGGCGCTATTAAACAGGGAGTACGAGGTTAGACTCAAGCTGGTCCTTGAATTGTTAAAGAGGCCGGGGTTTAAGGAAGTGAAGTACCACCCGCCATCGGGAGGTATGTATTTGTGGATCCAGCTTCCACATGGACTGCACAGTGAAGCACTGCTGAGGGCATCCATGCGACTTGGCGTTGCTTTCTTACCTGGAAGCAGATGTTCTCCTGGAAGACAGGCAGATGAATACATCCGAATCAACTTCAGCAGGCCGGGTAGAGAAGAGTTGCTGTTAGGGATGAATCTAATCAGTGAAGCGATACAGGAGTTCACCGCTAGGAGATAA